The proteins below are encoded in one region of Paenarthrobacter ilicis:
- a CDS encoding tRNA pseudouridine synthase A has product MNEQKPAAPVSEGGGFLRIRLDLSYDGTPFSGWAVQPGRLTVQGSLEEALGLILQRHIRVTVAGRTDAGVHARGQVVHLDITEAEWLGLPRGHELDPAVALLRRLRGALSRILGDLTGAVEVHDAGVAPEGFDARFSALWRKYSYRIADGPAAWDPVLRGITLWHKSEVDVPLMNHAVQALLGLQDFRSYCKPREGATTVRELQVFSFDRQPGGVIVATVQADAFCHNMVRSLVGSALRVGGGLESPEWLHQRLLERRRDAKSVLAAPHPLVLEEVAYPSDAELLARAELTRARRQ; this is encoded by the coding sequence ATGAACGAACAAAAACCCGCTGCCCCCGTTTCGGAGGGCGGCGGGTTTTTGCGTATCCGCCTTGACCTTTCCTATGACGGCACGCCCTTCAGCGGTTGGGCCGTCCAGCCTGGCAGGCTCACCGTCCAGGGATCCCTTGAAGAAGCGCTTGGGCTCATTCTGCAGAGGCACATCCGTGTCACTGTTGCAGGGAGGACCGACGCCGGCGTGCATGCCCGCGGCCAGGTGGTGCATCTGGATATCACCGAAGCCGAGTGGCTGGGACTGCCGCGGGGGCATGAGCTCGATCCCGCCGTCGCACTTTTGCGTCGGCTCCGTGGGGCGTTGAGCCGCATTCTGGGGGACCTGACCGGTGCAGTGGAAGTCCACGACGCCGGTGTGGCGCCGGAGGGCTTTGACGCCCGGTTCTCCGCGCTGTGGCGCAAGTACAGTTACAGGATTGCCGACGGCCCGGCTGCCTGGGATCCCGTCCTCCGCGGGATCACGTTGTGGCACAAGTCCGAAGTGGACGTTCCCCTGATGAACCATGCAGTGCAGGCGCTGTTGGGTCTTCAGGACTTCCGCTCGTATTGCAAGCCCCGGGAGGGGGCAACCACCGTGCGGGAGTTGCAGGTGTTCTCCTTCGACCGGCAACCCGGGGGAGTGATTGTGGCCACGGTGCAGGCCGATGCGTTCTGCCACAACATGGTGCGCTCACTGGTGGGGTCCGCGCTGCGGGTGGGGGGCGGACTGGAGAGCCCTGAGTGGCTCCACCAACGTCTGCTGGAACGGAGGCGCGATGCCAAATCCGTGCTGGCAGCCCCGCATCCCCTGGTCCTGGAAGAAGTGGCCTATCCCTCGGACGCTGAGCTCCTGGCCCGCGCCGAACTTACCCGGGCACGCAGGCAGTAA
- the rpsI gene encoding 30S ribosomal protein S9 — MAQNEELTAEAVEAEETLTSYTSESSNAAEDAPKKERPALTVAGAAVGRRKEAVARVRVVPGSGKWTINGRTLDNYFPNKLHQQDVNEPFKILDLEGAYDVIARIHGGGISGQAGALRLGVARSLNEIDVDNNRATLKKAGYLSRDARVIERKKAGLKKARKAQQYSKR; from the coding sequence GTGGCTCAGAACGAAGAACTGACCGCCGAAGCCGTCGAGGCCGAGGAAACCCTCACCAGCTACACCTCTGAAAGCAGCAACGCTGCCGAGGATGCTCCCAAGAAGGAGCGCCCGGCACTGACCGTTGCCGGCGCAGCTGTTGGCCGCCGCAAGGAAGCCGTTGCACGCGTTCGCGTTGTACCGGGCTCCGGCAAGTGGACCATTAACGGCCGCACGCTGGACAACTACTTCCCGAACAAGTTGCACCAGCAGGATGTCAACGAGCCCTTCAAGATCCTTGATCTCGAAGGCGCCTACGACGTCATCGCCCGTATCCACGGTGGTGGCATCTCAGGCCAGGCCGGCGCACTGCGCCTCGGCGTTGCTCGTTCACTGAACGAGATCGACGTCGACAACAACCGCGCCACGCTCAAGAAGGCTGGATACCTCAGCCGCGACGCCCGCGTCATCGAGCGTAAGAAGGCCGGTCTTAAGAAGGCCCGTAAGGCTCAGCAGTACTCCAAGCGTTAA
- the rplM gene encoding 50S ribosomal protein L13: MRTYTPKPGDINRQWHVIDATDVVLGRLASQTATLLRGKHKPTFASHMDMGDFVIIINAEKVALTGAKLEQKRAYRHSGYPGGLTSVNYAELLESNPVRAVEKAIKGMLPKNSLAAQQLGKLKVYRGAEHPHAAQQPKTFEITQVAQ, encoded by the coding sequence GTGCGTACGTACACCCCGAAGCCCGGCGATATCAACCGCCAGTGGCACGTCATTGACGCCACCGACGTTGTCCTTGGTCGTCTTGCCAGCCAGACCGCAACACTGCTGCGCGGAAAGCACAAGCCGACCTTTGCGTCCCACATGGACATGGGCGACTTCGTCATCATCATCAACGCTGAGAAGGTTGCCCTCACCGGCGCCAAGCTGGAGCAGAAGCGCGCATACCGCCACTCCGGTTACCCGGGCGGCCTGACCTCCGTCAACTACGCCGAGCTGTTGGAATCCAACCCGGTTCGCGCTGTTGAGAAGGCCATCAAGGGCATGCTCCCCAAGAACTCCCTCGCTGCACAGCAGTTGGGCAAGCTCAAGGTCTACCGTGGCGCTGAGCACCCCCACGCTGCACAGCAGCCGAAGACTTTCGAAATCACCCAGGTCGCCCAGTAG